A genome region from Triticum aestivum cultivar Chinese Spring chromosome 2B, IWGSC CS RefSeq v2.1, whole genome shotgun sequence includes the following:
- the LOC123040692 gene encoding ethylene-responsive transcription factor FZP-like: protein MSSRSSSGGGQASQMMAFSEHSLPKPIAGHPQPQPSPPSSPSERPAPRGRRRAQEPGRFLGVRRRPWGRYAAEIRDPTTKERHWLGTFDTAQEAALAYDRAALSMKGAQARTNFVYAHAAYNNYPPFLAPFHAQQQPAAYASSTMPYGGQQRAGAAAPHIGSSYHGHGYHQQGPGAGAGECSMPVLNAADHGASSPMDVRGSGGHDILFPSADDNSGYLSSVVPESCLRPRGGDLQDARRYSVSDADAYGLGLREDVDDLALMVAGFWGGADAAYGGFAPANGGGHDMVASSQGSDNGYSPFSFLSH, encoded by the coding sequence ATGAGCTCtcgcagcagcagcggcggcggccaggCCTCCCAGATGATGGCCTTCTCGGAGCATTCGCTGCCGAAGCCGATCGCCGGCCACCCGCAGCCGCAGCCGTCCCCGCCGTCGTCGCCGAGCGAACGGCCGGCGCCTCGCGGCAGGCGGCGCGCGCAGGAGCCCGGGCGCTTCCTGGGCGTGCGCCGGCGGCCGTGGGGCCGGTACGCGGCCGAGATACGCGACCCGACCACCAAGGAGCGGCACtggctcggcaccttcgacacGGCGCAGGAGGCCGCCCTGGCCTACGACCGTGCCGCGCTCTCCATGAAGGGCGCGCAGGCGCGCACCAACTTCGTCTACGCGCACGCCGCCTACAACAACTACCCGCCCTTCCTCGCGCCGTTCCACGCGCAGCAGCAGCCCGCCGCCTACGCGTCCTCCACCATGCCGTACGGCGGGCAACAgcgcgcgggcgcggcggcgccgcaCATTGGCAGCTCGTACCACGGCCACGGCTACCACCAGCAGGGCCCGGGCGCCGGCGCGGGCGAGTGCTCCATGCCGGTGCTCAATGCCGCGGATCACGGCGCCAGCAGCCCGATGGACGTGCGCGGCAGCGGCGGCCACGACATCCTCTTCCCCAGCGCCGACGACAACTCCGGGTACCTGAGCAGCGTGGTGCCGGAGAGCTGCCTCCGGCCCCGCGGCGGCGACCTGCAGGACGCGCGGCGCTACTCCGTGTCCGACGCCGACGcctacgggctgggcctccgggaGGACGTGGACGACCTGGCGTTGATGGTGGCCGGCTTCTGGGGCGGCGCCGACGCGGCGTACGGCGGGTTCGCCCCCGCGAACGGCGGCGGCCACGACATGGTCGCCTCGTCGCAGGGCTCCGACAACGGCTACTCCCCCTTCAGCTTCCTCTCACACTGA